AATCCAGAGTCTCGTAGCAGAGAGGAACAACTATCACAAAAACGTTCCGTATGTCAATTACTAATTTCGGTAAAAATAGGGAGAGGAAGTATGGTGTGTGTCACTGGGTCTCCTGGGAAGTGCAAGGAGGCTCAATTTTGAAATCGGTGGGAAATTGGGGGAAATAATCTATATAATCTGATTCAGATAAAGATATGAAGTCATGCTTTTCTTAAAGGTCTCTTAGcctagtaatttttaattacattgctGATATTATTTGCACCAATTGGCATCATCTGAAGCAAAATGtgttttttaattatcaataaaCGAAGAGTACATTCCCGGGgagtattttttgttatacaatgATTTTTTGTGGTTTCgctatatattagaaaataaatgtttgttttcacAGGATAAGCGAGGCTTCTCAAGCAGTCATGGAGACAgaaaaagctacaacaatggTGATGGATTATATGTGGTTATTTCCAGTGGGGACAGCCACAAGCAGTCTTCTCCTTCGGCAACAGCTGCACAAGCTGCTGCTCAGGCAACTGCAGCAGAGGCAAGTCTGGAGAGTATTGCTCAGGCAGCAGCAGCCACTGCTGCTAGTCAGGCAGCTGCCACTGCATCATCTGCAGCCCAGACAGCTTTGGCAGCAGCTGCTCAGCAGGAGGCTCAGGTCGCTCAGCTTACCCTAGCACTACAAAATGCACAGTCAGCTCTTTTCTCAGAGTCCTCTTTGGCTGCTCAAGCAAATACTGCTTTGAGCTCTGCCAGAGCTACTTACAGTCTGGCCTTGTCATTAGTAAAACAACTAGCAGAAGCTAAGACAGCAGCAAATGCTGTAGTGGCACAAGCATTGCAGGCGTTGCAGGTGTTACGACAAGTCCAGTCTATTCAGGATGCTAATACTTGGCAAGCATCTCAAATGGCCAATATGTTAAACCAGAAGCAGTATCTTGTAGTCCATGAGCTCAATTCTGCTTTGTTTTCATCATGGCAAGCACAAACTGCTGCAAGCACAGCGTTATCAAAGACAAAGGGGACTTCTGGGGGATACAGTAACAGAAAGGGATCTGATGGATACTCTTATAAGGATGAGATCAGTTACGAAAGCATTCCAAAGGTAAAAAGCAATTATGGATATGGCCAAAGTAAACAAATTACTTATGCAGTCCGTGTTGGACAAACGAGGTATGACCAGAGTGAACAGACTAGTTATGGAGGAAATAATGGACACAGCAGCTACAGTGGTTATGGAGATGAAGACCAAATTCAAAATAGCTATGGAGGAGGAATTCCAACAAGATATGGGGAAGTGATGCTAAACAACTACAACATGTATGGCGGTAGCAATAATGGAATGTACCATGGAATTCTTCCGGGTTCGCAAACGAGATATGGATCAAGTACAAGTAATTACGATGAAGGAAGTCATGGAAAATATGCCGAAAATCTTAGTAACAGTGGAGTCCatgataataacaaagaaaatggttatggtggaaacaaaaacattcaaagaGTCAATGAGAATAACAAAAGTAGTTACGGAGGAGACCAGGGCAAGGGAGATAAGTATGGAGGAATCCAAGGTAATCAGCTGCCCTACGGTGGAGACCAAATTGCCAAAGGAAGATACGGTGATAATGAGGGAAGCTATATAGGATAACCAAGGAGGGTGTGGCAGCAACCAAACCGTGCAAAAGGAGGATACAATGGTAACCCAGGAGGCTTGGAAGGGATAAAGGTAGCTTAAGAAGCTATGGTAGTGATGACGGTATTATGGAAACCAAGTTGACTTTGATGGTAACCAAGGCGACTACTAAAAAACAACGGTAATCTTGACAATGAATTAATAGTCCAAAAGATGGATATTTAGATAGCCACAGAGATTACATCGGAAACCAAGATGATTCGTGAAACTGCTTGTAAAAGGTTATATAAAGAATAATGCTAAACACAGTTTTGGAGTCTTTTTATTGTTCATGTCAAGAAAAGTATCAACCCGATGGAATGAATTTATTGACACATTGTTTCAATACAGGAACGAATaaacttttccttaaaaattattttttttattccgaacgtgaaaagtgataaaatattaaataattacaatttatattatgtatgggAATGACTGAAACATTAATTTTACCAATTAATGATAATGGGCGTAATTTTGAATGTTACATACTAGAGAACTTGTACGCCCAAAATGTGGGAAAGTCTACACTAAATGATCGCAGTTTAGATAGATATTCGTATACTTCGCCAAGGTCAGCTCACAACAGGATGCAGGTCatatcatgagtgtaaaaaataataaaaggaagaataagaaaCATAGTTGATCAAAGGGATTTACTGTTAAACAAAATTATGCCTTTAGAATGTTTGAATGGGGTGGAACAAAACTGCTGAAGTTCGTGAACATAGCAGAAATGCGTAGTAGAACATCGAAATTAATGAAGTGaagatgcaaagaaaaaaaaagttggtagCCTATATAACTTCCTAGTGCACGGCGTCCATACTATTGAATATGATGTCCCAGAGTTTACCTAAGACGTAGAAACTCAAAAGCATTTTAGAAAACACTAACGAACTCCATATTCTAAATAAAAGGTTTATCACTTGATGAACGTTATTCAAATAACCTATAAACtggaactgaaaaattaatagcTCCCACCAGGTGGCTAGATGAGGTCATACATGGTGTCCTTCAAAAATAAGCAcggatgacgatgatgataacaATAGTATTGGAGGTACAGCCTCTGCAACGGCACCTTCTGAACTAATCAAATTTCGTGCATGAGTTcttctattctcttttctctttctctccctgggACTTCACTTCACTCCATAGATATCTATGGATTGTTTTTTACCATCTTCGTAAATTTTTTGTAGCTCAGTTTATGTTGTTTTTCCTGGCCTTACTACATTTCCTGCTTCCGAGTAAGAAATGCCTACATAACGTCTTGTTCCGCATACCTTACTTCCCACGGTTCCCTTTTGTTTCCTCTTAGGGGGTAGGCAATTTAACTGATGCTGGCTTGTCATATATCGTCATAAAGTCTCTTCTCCTTTAACTGTATAATTCTAGGCTGCTCTTACTACCTCTTCTTCCTTCCATCCATTATTATCCTTTGCCTTTTTCTTGGTTCTTCTTCCACGTCATACAAAACTTCAACTATTCCTATCGCCCTGAGATAACTAATGAGCAATTTCATCCACTTATCACTCAcatctttcattttgctttgcatttgctTTAACAACTCATTATTTCATTCTGTGCATCTCATTTTCTGTTTCAAGAAAGGAAACATGAGTTGGAACCAACTCCACGGAGGACACACCataggaacaagaagaagaattacaGAATGACAGTTTCTTGTTTACAATTGAGTATCGCCATCTAGGAACTATATATTATACTAACGAACAGACCTCCCAGATTTAAAAGTGCTTTCGCTGACCaaattttaaatgtgtttttaaatattttttatagataacGTGAGTATTTTGGTGGCACTAGAATACGTGTCTGCTCTATGATAAAACCCAAATTGATATCAGAACACTGTGGCAGTTGGTTAAACGTTAAATGCACCGCTTTACAGTTTAAGAATACTTTATCCCATGTATGTGATCTACTGTGGGCGTAGATTAGATTGATGAAATCACTGTATCCGATTTGTACCTATTACTATGGTATGCTGTTgtaattaatgaatttttctttcatcgtGGTTTTTTGATACACAACTTGATCGTTAGGTTTAGTAGATATACCTAGTTCAAGTGTTCTTTTGGGTTTAATGGGGGAAACTGACAGCAGAGCCTACGTAAGCAAGTAGCTTATTAAAATTAGGCTAGGCTAAGGAACCAaggtcaaaccaaaatgactataACATGGCTGTCATAAGCTACATGGCCCAACTTCATTTAGACTTAGGTTATATTCCAATGACAGTTAATATACCACCCTTTAGGCTATTTGGGGTTCATTTATCTGGTTATAAAATCCTACTTATCCCTACCATGAGCTGCTCAGAAGCAAGAGACCATTCTGAGAAAAGGCTGACTTATCTGCAATATATTGCCACTTGAAGAGTCAGTAACACTGGATTCTGggcatttatattattcatatggtaaaactatagaacagctctgCACGGACtcttaccttggaaattgatttttcctatacttttagtgttgctgatgaagaagGTGGTGGTGTTttttgtcggtcaattattattaacctcatatctctaTCCAACACAGTTGGGAACCCTTTGGGAACGGGGGTTTTTGGGTGGGAAATTGTTGGGAGAAAGATTGGACAGTCATGTTGTTGTTATAGAATGGCTCCACACATGCGCAAGCCATTAGGaagtcatatgttcaagaagggattggctaaggagaCCTAttgtaaaaggaactatactaacgtatccctaacctaacctaacctagtcggccgtgttacttagctgggggcTCCGCCCCCgaccccccagtgaaggaaactccactttttaccaaaagttcccatATTACACTGTGCAtgcatgatagcattccaggatggccagcatacaataacatatcagttatGCGGTTAATTACAGGCTAATTGCAGTCGACTGCCAAAAAAATagcggtaaattcttgataagcaaccaaaatactatagataaagtcaatttccaaggtaataccccatACAGAGCTGTTCTATAGTTCTACCATTCATTTACAtgattagaaactaaatcatccttatcCTACTTGGTGATCAAGACAGTTTAAGGTGtgatttcaatgttttatttattataatcattttgGATATAGAGCATCCTTTACTTGTCATAAACTTTCAGTTCTTTTGCTCATTTTACATTGTAACAATTAAATATGCAGAACAATAGTGTTAAGCTGTTTGCCCTTTGTGACCTGGGATAGGGGAGATATAGCAACATGTCTCCCACAGCTACACAATATcccaacttaggtcaaggttttaggAATCAAATTTGGGAAAAATGGCAATGTTTGTAGcctagtcattttggtttgactataggATATGTTAGTATGGCCTAGGCTGGCTTATCTAGCCCTAACCTAGGAATAAGGTATCACTAGCCTAATCCAGGTCTTGCTGATTCAGATGTAGGCTAGACTAGGTATTTATATACAAGGCTACATTGTCCTACAGTAAGCGAATTATTTGGGAATTATACGTAGGTTTAGGCTTAGTTTAGAAGGAAATTCTATTATTTTGCCATTTAGCTTTACAGGTTCCCCAGTGAATAGCCCATACAACACTTGAAATTCTTGTCAGGCACATGGACCATAGCCTATTGCCTAGGCTATGTTTCCCACTGTTTATTGCATTTTGATGCCTTTATGACTGTTAACCCATTGTTGGTACAAAACACTTATATTTATGCTTTCCTAgccatagcctatatataaaattattacgaGGAAAAGCCAGTCCCCAGTAGTAAACCAATGGCTTTCAGGATGGGGTAACCTAAAACACGTGAGTTGTGGCAGTTGGAATATCCTAAATGTATGAATCACTaaataagcatttaaaaaaaaaaacacatggcTCATATCTTTAATTAGCTTTCATCACAAAGGGTGATATAACGCACAAAAAAAATGTGCTGAGGCCAACTTCATGTAGGGATACATGCTAAGCTAACCTCAGCTACCTTGACCTACAGTTCTGGGTCCTGCCTGGCTGGGTGATGCAGTGGGGTGGCTTAGATGGTggcaacccccttccccccccattTAACTTAGGTTCCTACTGGACCCCctaatttaacttgaaattccATTAATCATTTAAAGTGAAATAAAGGATGTAGCGTCTCCCAACCTAACCTTGTTGCCTACACTGGATTCTTACTAGCAGAGGGGAATCTCCAGTCTTTCCCTTAGTATTGCCCACAGTTAACTTATTCCATACCTTAAGTTTGAGAGATATGGTTAGAAGGGGCACATTTGTTCCTCTTCTCCTAACCCTAGTGCTGTAATTGACTTCAGTTAGCAAAACAGTGTGTTTTCAGAAGTGAGGCATTTGTTAGTGAAAGAGATTACTTCCATATAGATAGAGCCATTTTACATTGGGGTTTAGCATGGCAAACCTGCTAATATTATGCTTTCCATCAGCCATTTTTACACAAGGCAGCCATTATTAATCTGGATACTTCAGGTAGTTAAAATTGTGAGGAGTCTGAAAAATCTGGAGACTCCACCTATAATTAACTGTGCAAGAATTAATGTGCTACAGTTGCCTATGAGTTCCAAAACGATTTCTTTGAGGTTGTGGAATACCTTAAAAAAACAATGGacacataaatttatttaaattgttgTACTTACATTAGTAAAAACCTAACTTCTTATTCATCTACCCCCCTCACACTCTAATCAGAAAAAAATGCCATCATTCAACCCTTGATAATACTGAGTTCTGTTTTGGCAAAATGATTTAAATTATCGTACTTACATTAGTAAAAACCTAACTTATTATTCATGTACCCCGCTCACACTCTGATCAGAAAAAATGCCATCATTCAACCCTTGATGATACTGAATTCTGTTTTGGCAAAAAATTGAAGTATCACATATAAATGCGGTCCCCCAGTTTAATTGGAACAAGCACCTTACATAAGAAGTGTTTGTTTTTCCTGTTAAATGTTGAATTTGGAGGAGGAGTGATTAAAAATAACTTCAGTTGATTCTAAGACATTGGTTTATTTGTGAGTAATTGATGTTTTGTTAGTTTATGAATGCTTTGAGAATTCTCAGATGtggtgattatttatttttaggaaaatagTTTGTAAACATGGCAACAGCTGCCAGCAATTCAGATGTTGAAAGGAATGGTGACCAAGATGGAGACGGAGGCTCCACTAATCCAACCCAGGATGATAAACTTGAAGGTAACCCATCTCAAGAACCTGACAAAAGACCACAGTCAACAATTCCAAGAAGACGAACTGGTAAGTTTGTGGTATGGTAACTATGTTTACTCTTTAGAACAATTATTTAACAGTTGATAGGCCATATCCTGATTTGAGGAAGGCTGTACCTGTAAAAATGGCTCTTCActtaatgatgaatgaatgcaGGCGCATTGCTATCTGTGTTACTCTTGTGTTTTGGGCTGAATGATACcagaattctttttattcattgttatttttgtgtttaccTTTGTTCCTAACATCTGAGTATTGTGTTTTGGGCTGAATGATACcagaattctttttattcattgttatttttgtgtttaccTTTGTTCCTAACATCTGAGTAAGGTAAATgtttgattattgtttttatatgccATTCACTTTGTTGTtgtgtttccttttttatattttctttcaaatactgtactgtatttgtaagaTGTCCTTTAGCATCTAGAGgtaaattgaaaatgataatattgtaCATTGGCTCTGCAAAGCAACCTATGTTTTTAACTCTGATGAACAAAGTACATTATAATTCAGTGAGATGCTAATCCAAACAGAATGTATATAAACTTTctgataataatttttgtaatgttgaTGCAGTACAGGCCTTCACAATTAGACATTTTTCCTTCCTGAgtttaataagtgaaaattatttcagagagaactgtCAGGATCACGGAAACAACTACTGAGCAGTTACAGGGTTTGGATGAGTTGACATCATGCATTAATAGTGTGGATGATCATGTCCAGGCAAGTAATCTTGTTATAAATTGGTCTCATGCCCTTGGATCTCATTAAGGTTTTTTGCCCATGTAGAGTTTTTCTTATTGCTAAAAGCAAATATGATTTTAAACTGGAATTACAGTACATAAGATTATTCgggatgaatcttacctgttGTTAAAGATAGCTATATCTTTGTGCTGGTGGATGAGTTGGCTTTCAAATAAAAGGAGATCGTTTGGCTGACCAGGATGAcagtctagttcacctgttctccaccaggtgtgtgttgaatgttttagctcttgtctgAATTCTTCTTGCTGTGGTTTGGCTGAAAGCTGTTTTCGTGGTATTGTATTTGCACCTTTGCTCTTTGGTATGTCTTCCACAGAAAGCAAACAAGAACATCAGGCTCTGCAGATGATTACTGTATTAGTAGgatgtttaattttaaattggACAGACACACTGTGCCAGTTGCAAGGGTCTAGAGTGTGATCTTGAATATGGTGGAATTTGGGGATTGGTCGAAGGACATTATGCTGAAGTTTCGTAGTCATAGTAGAAATTGAAAGGAGATAGTTTGAGAAGCAAATAGTAAAGTCAGGATATAATGTGCTTTTTCTCCTTCTCGAGTACCTCACCTTTGTTTGTCTGCACTCAGTCTCTGGCTCTTTTCTTTGTTACACCTTTCGTAGACTGGAAAATACTTCTTAGCTTTTTCTTCTACTCCCCTTGCAAATTCAGAAAAAG
This Macrobrachium rosenbergii isolate ZJJX-2024 chromosome 42, ASM4041242v1, whole genome shotgun sequence DNA region includes the following protein-coding sequences:
- the LOC136828410 gene encoding uncharacterized protein isoform X1, whose product is MRIHTSDLPIDFVIVRLWKGILHADKATGELRDKRGFSSSHGDRKSYNNGDGLYVVISSGDSHKQSSPSATAAQAAAQATAAEASLESIAQAAAATAASQAAATASSAAQTALAAAAQQEAQVAQLTLALQNAQSALFSESSLAAQANTALSSARATYSLALSLVKQLAEAKTAANAVVAQALQALQVLRQVQSIQDANTWQASQMANMLNQKQYLVVHELNSALFSSWQAQTAASTALSKTKGTSGGYSNRKGSDGYSYKDEISYESIPKVKSNYGYGQSKQITYAVRVGQTRYDQSEQTSYGGNNGHSSYSGYGDEDQIQNSYGGGIPTRYGEVMLNNYNMYGGSNNGMYHGILPGSQTRYGSSTSNYDEGSHGKYAENLSNSGVHDNNKENGYGGNKNIQRVNENNKSSYGGDQGKGDKYGGIQGNQLPYGGDQIAKGRYGDNEGSYIG